Below is a genomic region from Microbacterium galbinum.
CAGCCTCGCCCGAAGGTCTTCATCCCCGCAGAGCCCGACCCGGAGATGATCCGAGAAGCGGTGCGTGTCGCGGAGGCGGCCGACTGGGCCGTTGTCGTCCTGGGTGACACCGTCGCACTCGCCGGGGAGCACAAGTCGACCGCAACGCTCGAGCTTCAGGGCGCGCAGACAGCACTGTTGGATGCGCTCGTCGAGACCACGACCCCCGTGATCCTCGTCCTCATCCAGTCGAAGCCGTCCGTTCTTCCTCCGTCCGCAGACAAGGCCGCGGCCATCGTCGAGGCTTTCAACCCCGGTATGCAGGGAGGCCGTGCCCTCGCTGAGTTGCTCCTCGGCGAAATCGAGCCCGCCGGCCGCCTGCCCATCTCCTTCCCCCGCCATGCCGGTCAGCTGCCGGTGTACTACAACACCGTCCGAGGGCAGCACGGAGACCGCTACGCGGATCTCTCCCAGGACCCGCTGTTCGCCTTCGGCGAGGGCATGGGGTACACGACGGTCGAATACAGCGACCTCATCGTGGACACGTCTGCAGCTCCTCTCGAGGGCACGGTGAAGGCTCACGTCACGATCAGCAATACCGGGACGCGGCCCGCCCTCGAGACCGTCCAGGTCTACGTGCGCGACATCATCACGAGCGCCACGTGGGCAGACCGCGAGCTCAAGGCCTTCACCCAGGTGACTGTCCCTCCGGGGGCGAACGTGACCGTTCCCGTGGAAATCCCGGTGTCCGACCTGTCCTTGGTCGACGCCCGCGGCCAGCGCGTGGTGGAGCCGGGGCGATTCGAGCTGCTCGTGGGGCGAAGCTCCCGCGACCGCGACCTCCTCCGAGCCGACTTCGACGTCGTGCACTCCGCGCCCACCGAGTGACCAACGCGACGAATCCCCACCCCACACGAAAGCCGACCATGACCACCTGGAAATCACAGTTCATCGCCGCGACCGACGAACCCGACTCCGCGCCCCTGTTCCGCCGCGAGTTCGCACTCGATTCAGGGCACGGCACGGTCAGGCAGGCCATCCTGTCTCTGAGCGCTCTGGGCATCTGCGAAGCCTGGATCAACGGAGAGCCGGTCTCCGACGCCCTCCTCACACCGGGATGGACCAGCTACGAATGGCGTCTCCACTACGTCGACCACGACGTCACCGACCTGGTCGACAAGACGTTCACGGTAGGCATCGCCGTCGGCAACGGATGGTACCGGGGGCGCCTCGGCTGGATCGAGACAGCGAGGTACGGCGACGAGATCGCCGCATTCGCCGAACTGCGCATCACCTTCGAAGACGGACACGAGCAGACCATCGGCACGGACTCGACCTGGAGCGTCGGTGCGAGCGAGATCACCTCGAACGACTTCTACGACGGACAGAGCATCGACGCGCGACTCCGCGACGACAGCTGGAAGACTCCCGGGTTCGACGAGTCCGAATGGGGCAGCGTGAAAGTCGTCCCCTACGAGGGCGCCTTGGAACCGGACACCGCACCCCCGGTTCGCCGTGTCGACGAACTCCTGCCCCAGCAGATCTGGCGCAGCCCGTCCGGCTCTGCACTCATCGACTTCGGACAGAACATCGTCGGCTTCACACGCCTGCAGGTGCGCGGCGAACGCGGGACGACGATCACCGTTCGGCAGGCCGAAGTCCTCGAAGACGGAACTCTGGCGATGCGAACCCTTCGCTCCGCGACCAGCACCGACCACTTCACCCTCAGTGGCGGCGACGATGTGTTCGAACCCACGTTCACCTTCCATGGCTTCCGCTACGCCGAGCTCGTCGGCTGGAGCGGCGACATCGAACAGCTGACGACCGCGATCACCGCCATCGTCATCTCATCGGACCTCGAACGACTCGGCCACTTCGAATGCTCCGTGCCGGAACTGAACCAACTGCACGACAACGTCGTCCGGGGCATGCGTGGCAACTTCATCGACATCCCCACCGACTGCCCCCAGCGCGACGAGCGGCTCGGATGGACCGGCGACCTCTCGGCCTTCGCGCCCACCGCAGCGTTCCTGTTCGACGTCAAGGACTTCCTGTCGGACTGGCTGCGAGACCTCGCCCTCGAACAGTCGAACCGCGACGGACTCGTCCCCTACATCGTGCCGGACATCCTCAAGTACGCGGTCACACCCCAAGCGGGCGCCGGTGCCGACGAAGCGGCTGCTTTCTGGAGCGACGCCGCGGTCTGGGTGCCCTGGTCCCTCTGGGAAGCGTACGGCGACCCGCGCGTCCTCTCCGACTCCTTCGCCTCGATGCTCGCGCATGGGCGGCGGGTGCGCTCCCTCCTCTCGCCGACCGGAGTCTGGGACACCGGCTTTCAGTTCGGCGACTGGCTCGACCCCGACGCGCCCGCTGACCAACCGGGGGCGGCAAAGGCCGATCCCGGAGTCGTCGCCACGGCGTGCGCCTATCGCTCGGCCGACCGCATCCGTGCTGCCGCGGAGGTGCTCGGTAGAACGGCCGAGGCGGAGGAGTTCGCATCGATGGCACGTGAGCTCCGCACTGCTTTCCATCGCGAGTACGTGCACGGCGACCGGATCCTCAGCGACAGCACGACCGTGTACTCCCTCGCCATCGTCTTCGGGCTGCTCGACGGCGAAGAGCGAGAAACGGCCGGCGCCCGCCTGGCCCAGCTCGTCGCCGACAGCGGCTTCCACATCTCCACCGGTTTCGCCGGAACACCGTTCATCGCCGACGCCCTGACATCGACCGGGCAAGTCGAAGCCGCGTACCGTCTGCTGCTCCAGCGGGAGTGCCCCTCCTGGCTGTATCCGGTCACGATGGGGGCGACGACCATCTGGGAGCGGTGGGACTCGATGCTCCCCGACGGGAGTATCAACCCCGGCGACATGACGAGCTTCAATCACTATGCCCTCGGCGCCGTTGCGGACTGGATGCACCGCGTCGTCGGAGGTATCGCACCCCTTCAGCCCGGATATCAAGAGATCCTCATCGCGCCGAAGATCAGCGACGGGGTCGACTGGGCGAACACCGCTCTGGTCACCCCTCAGGGGCGCGTCTCCGTGCGATGGGAACGTGACGGCGACGTCATCCGGCTCCAGGCCACCATCCCTGAAGGAGCGACAGCCGTCCTCTCGTGGCAGGGAATCCAAGACCGCCCGCTTGGATCAGGCACCCACAGTCTTTCACTGCCCGCAACAACTACATCGGTCGACGCGTTCGCCTGAGGGTCGTCGACCGCCCGCCGCCGGGGCCTTCGTATATCAATTGACGACAAACGGGTACAGTGATCGAGGTGAAAGGGCGGATGCCCACACGGAGGGAGAACCGATGAGCGACTCGAGCGCGCCGCCGCGCCGCCGCCGACCCTCACTGGCGGACGTCGCGAAGCACGCGGGCGTCTCCGAAGGGGCCGTGTCGAAGGTCATCCGCAAGGCCTACGGCGTCAGCCCCGCCATGCAGGAGCGAGTGCAGAAAGCCATTGAAGAGCTCAACTATCGCCCACGCACTGGCGCCCGAGGGATGCGCGGCCAAACTTTCACCATCGCCATCGGTTCCGAGATGCCGCAGCTCGGGAACGACTTCTTCACACAGGTGACAAGCGGCGCCGCACGAAAACTCGGCGGAAGCGGATATCAGCTCATCATCGCTCCCTCTCTCGACGGAACCGATGATGCGGACCAGAAGGTCCTCGATGCGCTGGTGGATCGCCAGGTCGATGGGATCATCGCGATCTCCCTCGACGTCGGACTACCTTTCCTCGACCGACTCGCCGAGTACGTGCCGATGGTCCTCCTTGGACGGCATGACGACCCGCAGAACTACGACACCGTCACGAACGACGACCAAGCGGGTGCAACGCTCGCAATCGAGCACCTGCTCGAGCTCGGGCATCGCCGAATCGCGCATCTGACCGTCCGCCCGACCGAGAGCACTGAGGCGTCGCTCCCACCTCACGCGATTCGTGAAGCGACCTATTCGCGAATCATGCAGGAACGGAAACTTACTTCGCAGGTGATCTACTCGGATGCATCGGAATCGTCAGCGCATTCCGTCGCTTCGTCCCTGCTCGACTCCGATGACGCTCCCACCGCAATCTTCGCGGGAAACGACACCCTCGCGATCGGGGCACTCCGAGCAGTAGCGGAGCGTGGCCTCACCGCGCAGGACGTGTCGGTGGTCGGCTACGACAACATCGAACTCGCAAGCCATCCGCTCGTATCGTTGACGACCGTCGATCAGTACGGTTTCACCACCGGAGAGAAGGCCATCGAACTTCTCATGGAGCGGATCTCGGGCGAAAGAACGAGCCCCCGCCACGTCCGACTCGATCCGGCTCTCGTCGCCCGCTCGTCGTCGTCGCGCCCGGGCGTGTAGAACCGACCAAGATCGTAGACGTCGTACTCGCCGCCGCGCCGAGCTTGTGAATGTGGCCCCGCGCCGGCGTTCGCTCGTCGTTCACCCCTCGAGCGCCTCGTCCCGGTTGCTTCTCGGCTACCTCAGTTTCCTCGCACAGCGCTACCTCAGATGCAGTACTTCTTCAGATGCTGGGAGACGAGGTACGCGCGGAGCATTTCGCACATGCTGAAGACGTGCGACAGATCTGTCGCTGCACTACTCACCGCCATCTCAACGATCGAGGAGCTTCGGCATGCACGAGACCGCAACACCCACAGGACACCTGACCGCGCTCGAGCACGTGAGTGTGGCCACGACGGACAGGAACGAAGCGTTCATCCGCGGCGTCTACCTCAGCCTGGGTTGGACCGTGACCGACGGCACCCCCGAAGGACGAACGCTCGACCTTTCGCGAGACAGGAACATGGCGCATCGTGTTGCGCTCATCGAGCTGCAACGACGATGCGAATCGGGTCTGGACAAGATCGCTCGATTGGAGACCTCCGCAACGACAAGAGCGAGAGCCGTAGCATTCGCAATCGGCTTCACCGGACTCGCGCTGGTCGCACTCGCTGTCTTCCTCTACCTTGGCGCATTCACTGTGCTCTTCTTCGCTGCCGCCGCGCTCGGGTTGATACTGTGCGGGGCACCTCCGCTTATCTTCAGAGCACTGAAGATAAGACGCGCAAGAGAGATCGTGTCGCTTATCGACGCGGAGTACGCCTCCCTCCGAAGGGCGTGCGACGAGGCGGCAAGCTTGCGCGACAGCGACTAGCCTCCGTCATCGGGCAAGGCCCGCTCGGTAGGCGAAAGCTACGAGCTGGGCTCTATCCCTCGCTCCGAGCTTCATCATCGCCCTATTCGCATGTGTCTTAACGGTGAACGGTGACAAGAACATCTGCGCTGCGATCTGCGCGTTGTCCAGGCCGGAGGCTACAGCCACGACGACATCGTGCTCTCGCGGCGTGAGCGCCTGAAAGCGTTCGGCAAGCTCCTCGTCAACTGCCGGTCGCGTGTCATCGGCGACATGACCGATGAGGGCGGCCGACGCGGCAGCCGAAAGGGCGCCGCCGCCGGCCGCAACTTCATGTATACCGGCTGCGAGATCGGCTGGTCCGATTCCCTTGCTCAGAAAACCGTTCGCCCCTGCTCTTAGTGCCGCGAGCACGTTGGCGTCGTTGTCGAACGTGGTGAGGACAATCACTCGAAGCTGCTCTGCGGTGAATTTGGCCCGGATCCGTCGCGTGACCTCGACTCCGTCGATGCCCGGCATGCGGATGTCCATAAGAACCACATCGACGGTCTCAAGGTCGAGGAGATCCAGCGCCTTGAATCCATCGCTGACATCGTCGACGACCTCGATCTCCGGCTGCGACGCCAAGATAGCTCGCAGGCCTGCCCTGATCATTTCCTGATCGTCGACGATCAACAACCGGATCATGAGAGCTTCCCTCCGTCGAGACGCATGGTCACCATGACGCTGAATCGGGTGTCGTCCTGATGGACAGTCAACCGGCCGCCTGCGGACGACGCTCGTTCCTTCATACCTACGATCCCGAGTCCGGTGCCGTTCGAAGACTCTGCCCCGGCGGGCGGGATCTCGTTCGATGCTGTGATCGCCATAGTTGTTTCCCCTATCGAGATGGTGAGCTGAACAGCTCCATCTCCGTGTCGCTGCGCGTTCGTCAGCGCCTCCTGAACGATTCTGTATGCCGCAGTTGACACCTCGGGATCGATCATGGCAGGGGCGTCCGCGATCTCGGATTGGACGGTCAATCCCGCTGATCTGAACGAGTCGATGACGCGAGTGATACCGGGGTAGTCCGGAGCAGGGGAACCAACTTCGTCCGGCTCGTCAGCGCGAAGCACACGCAGAATACGCTGGGTTTCGATGAGGATTGACTGAACAGATCTGCGCGCAGCTTCGATAGCGTCCTTCGACGCACCTGAACCCGCCGGTAGCCCCACCTCCGCGACGCCGAGGTGGATGCCCAGCACGGCCACTTCGTGCCCGACTATGTCGTGGAGATCACGCGCAATTCGAACGCGCTCCTGCGCAACCCTTCTCTCGGCTTCCGACTCCCGACTGGCGATAGCGTCTTCAGCGCGTTGCACGAGCTCACTCCGGTAGCGGTCATAGTTCCGTAGGGCACTTCCAGAGGCAGCCGCTGTGAACGCCATCGCTAATGCAGTGAAAGCAGTGGCGTTCAAGACGCCGTACCCGTCGTGGAGCACGACCGCGGTGAACGCTGCTGCGCCCGCCAGAAGACCCACGACAATTCCAGGCAGACCTCGAAGAGCTACTGAAAAGGCGGTGAAGACCACGATCGTCCAAAGGACGAGGGGATCCCCTTGGACGATCGTCGCGACCATCGGGCCAAGCGCAACCACGATGATGCCGAGGGCCGGATGGGGACGAGCGATGAAGACACCAAGGACGGTGACGCCAAGCCCCAAGTAGAGGGTGGGCTCACTCCCGGCGATCAGGAGGATGACGACTTCAGTAATAGCCGCGAGAAGCGAAACAACGACCGATGACCGATCTAGCCACTGAAGCTGACGATTCAAGCCGGGCCGGTGGATGGTCACGATTCGATACTCCCACTACTCGCTGGCAGCTCGGCCGCGACCGCCCGATTTTGCGGCGGATACAGGAGCATCTTCACGCCGATCGCCATAGCCAAGCTTCCGAAGACGACGCCACCCAGCGAATTGGCTACCGTCGCATCATCGTCGTACGCGAAGGACATGATCGCGGTCTGAGTGAGCGCGAGCAGTATGAAGGCGGCGGCGAGATTAGCGTGTTTGATCGCCTCGACCAGGATGTCTCTGTCCCGCCGGGCGGACCATATGCCATGGATCGAGATGATCAGCTCGCAGAATGCCAGCGCCGCGATGGCAACGCCGATCGGCAAGCTGTACCCCGTTCTCTCACTGGATCCGAGCAAAGTAGTCAGGTTGCCGAGGATGAAGGCGGCGGCTAGCAAAGAGATTATCCATCCGATCGCACGATAAGCCCGCGCTCTCGTGGAGTCAGCCTCATCCCTTGACTTCACGTCGTCGCGAGTGAACGATCGGTACGCTCGCACGGCAACGAACTTGCATGTCGCAATGCCGAAGGCAAACAGGACGCTAACGAGGAGGAAAACCGACGGAGCCGCCAGCAATAGCGCGGCTTTCCACACCGCCATCGCGATATTGCCGGGAATCGACAGACCAGCGAGCGCGATGCCGCGATGGGATCGGTCGTGAATGGCCGCACGGATGCGAGCGCGAAACGAAAGTCCCGTCGGCTGCCGGTCCGGCTTTGCCGACGGAACTTCCATAACGACCGCCACGAAGTTACGCGCGACGCTTGGAGTTCACGACGGCAGTGATCGCCGTGAGGACGCCCGCGACGGCGACCGAAGAGAGAAGAACCTTGCGACGAGTGGACATGTTGACTCCTTGAGTGGTGAGTAGCGCAGGTGGCACCTGCAGAACAAGCGTCCCGCGCACGCGAACCGGTCGAGTCGTTCGTGCGGACCTGTTTCGATACTGCAGATGGAGTAGTTCGGTGGCATACCACTGCAATCGCAACAGGATCGGTCACACCCGAAGTGTTCAGCGCACGCTTCTCACGCGCCACCCGATCAACAGACCGCCGGAGAGCACCAGAAGCCCCGCGACGAGGTAGAGGAGCGTGAAGTTGCCGCCTGGACCCGCAGTTCCGGATACGAGCAGCAGCGGCGCGACAAGGGGTGCCAGCGCGCTCGGAATCTTCTGCGAGAAGGCCGTGATGCCCATGAACCGCCCGGCCTGCGTCTCGCGCATCGGCAAGACGTCGAGGACCATTGCCTGGTTGACAGCAAGGAAGACCGCCACACCCAACGAGGAAAGCACTCCCCCGACGATGAGCATGGGGAGGTCGCGTGCGAAGGCAGACGCACTCGCTCCAATTGCGAACACGACGACCGAACCGCAGATGAAGGGACGGCGGCGCCCCCATCTGTCTGAGAACCATCCACTTGCGATAGCGCCCACCGCCGACACTGCGGTCGTGATCCCAGACATGAGTGCGACGAGGGGCGCGACCTCGCTCACCGGCGTGTCCATCCGCGCGGCAAGGAAGAAAGTCGAATAGGTGGAGGTGAAGGTGATCCCTGAGAAGAAGAGAAAGCGCCCGAGCCAGTTCCACGCGAAGTCCGGGAACTCGCGAGGCCGAAAGCCGTAACTGCGAATCACCGACCGCATCGTGAGCGGCTCCGTGAACAGAGCGGAGCGGGAATCGTCCTCATGGACGAACAGGATGAACGCGACTATCAGTGGACTACCGATGATGGCTGGCACCCAGAGCGCCATGACGATGTCGGAAGAGAAGGGCCCGACCAGGAGAATTCCTGCCACCGGCGCCACCTGGGTGATAACCCCTGCGAGAGCGCCCACTCGGCCACGTTGAGACGGTTTCAGCCGATCCGCCTGGATGTTGCCGATGGACCCAAGCGCCGTTCCCCAGCCTACGTTCGCGAGCGCCCATCCCATCCCGAGTACGACCACACTCGGCGCTGAAGACATCACCCATACTGCGATCAAGCCGATCACGAGTCCCGCGACAGTGAAGGGACGACGGCGCCCCCATCTACTCCGGGTTCGGTCGCTGAGAATCCCGGTGAGTGGAGCGGTGACCAACGTGACCAGCGAACCCGCGCCGATGATGTACCCCAGTACCGCCTCGTTCCCTGGATCCAAGCGATCCAGTTTCAGCGCAAGTGTGAAAACCATCGGCACGAGGTATGCGATCGCGGCGCCTAAAGTCCCCGAGAGAAGTAGAAGTACTTCGCGTACCCCAAGACCCGGCGCGAGTGTCGAGGTTGCTTGGGAAAGTGGCTGCTCTGCCGACAGAGCGGACGCCTCAGCAACGACCGAATCTTCCATCGCCCGTTGCCTGTGCCGTGAACGCCCCATGTCTGACCACATCCCGTCTCTGAAATTACGCCCGTTGCGCGATTTTCATTCACCGTACACGAAATTCGCGCTGTGATGGTAGATTTGTTTCGATCTGAGGTGAGTGATGATGACAAGCGGTGTACGCGGCCCCTACGCGAAGACGGCGGCCGTGCGCCAAGGAATTCTCGAAGCGGCGAGGTTAGCTTTCGCTGAGACTGGCTACCGAGCTACGACGATGAAAGCCGTCGCTGAGCGAGCACAGATAAGTCAGCGCGGCCTCGTGCATCATTTCTCGTCGAAGGAGGAACTGCTCACCGGCGTTCTCGCCGACTACGACCAGCGAGTCGCGAAGAATCTCTCCGGCGACACTGGGGCCGCAGCATTACGTCGGCTCGTCGAGGCCACGGCTCTAGACGCAACGGAACCACGCATCATCGAGATGTACGCGATACTCTCAGCCGAGGCCGTCGCCACAGATCACCCCGCGCACCACTATTACCTGAAGCGCTACGAAGTTTTTCGCACGTACGTGCGCACACAATTCGAGATCCTCAGCGAGCGTGGCGACATGCGCTCGCCATTGGATCCTCACACACTGTCGATCGTCTTCACAGGACTCGTGGACGGGCTCCAGACGCAGTGGCTCTACGACCGCAGTGTCGACATCCGGGATGCCCTCCATCGATTCCTCGACACCGTACTATGCGACTAAGCCCAATGGCCACGGAGCGATGCAATCGGGGCCGAGGGGTCGCGCGCGGTCTTCAGTCGTCCGCACGCGACCAAGTCTCCGAAAACACGTGTGACTGCCCTAGTAGCATCGATTCGATACCTCGGCGTTCGCAAGGAGGACTGTACAGATGACGACGACGCATGGTTCCCTCAAGCCAGCGACGAGTTCGGACGTCGCCCGCCTCGCGGGGGTGTCGAGGTCCACTGTCAGTAATATCCTGAACGGCAATGATGCTCGCTTCCCCGAGAGCACTCGCGAGAGAGTCTTCACCGCTGCACGCGAGCTCGAATACCAGCCATCCCTGGCCGGCCGCTCTCTCGTAAGCGGAAGAAGCGACACGATCGTGCTGCTGGTGCCTCACACAAGCTTCGGGGGCAATCTTCAGGACGCAGTCGATCAGATCATGGTGGGGACGCGGCAGATCGGCGGAAATGTGGTCGTGCGCTTTGCCAGCGAGAATGCAGAGACTACTCGGGGTGCGATCAATTCACTACGCCCCCTCGCCCTGGTCGACTTCGGGGTCCTCTCGACTGAGGATCGTGAATGGCTCGAGGCTCGGGGTACGATCATCGTCCCCAGCCGAGGAGCACAGCGAGCGACAGTGAGCGACGGCGGTATCGGCACGCTCCAAGCGGATGTGCTTCTCGAGTCGGGGCCACGTGAGTTGTGGTTCGCCGCGCTGTCCGACAAGAGATTCGATCCGTACGGCCCCGGGCGCTTCGCTGCGCTTGAGTCCTACTGCACCGAACGCGGCCTGCCCTCGCCTAGGCAAGTCTCTGTAGAACTCACGCTCGACGGAGGCGTCGCCGCGTTGCGTGAGATCCTTGATGTGGGGCGCCCCGCTGGCGTCGCCTGCTACAACGACGATGTCGCACTCGCTCTGCTCGCCGCTGCGCGGGAACTGGGGGTGTCTGTGCCGAAGGACATCAGCATCGTAGGAGTCGACTACACGCCGTTGGGACAGCTGTGGGCCCCCACACTCACCACGATCGATACCGACCTCCGAGGTCTTGTGACGTCTCTTGCAGAGGATCTTCGATCTCGATTGAGTGGTGCGGACGCAGACGCGGCTGCAGTCCCTCATCTGCACTTCCGAGTAGTTCGGGGGCAGAGCGCCTGATCGATGGTGCGCTAGCCCGGCCTACGTGCTCGCGAATCGTATCGGGGTGCGGAGCGGCGTCGCTCCGCGAGCGTTCTTCCTGACGAAGTCGAACGCGCAGACGATCTTTCCAAGAAGTGCACCAGAAATGCACCACGCACTAACCCGGATACGGAAAAGCCCCCGATTTCTCGGGGGCTTCCATGGCGGTGACGGTGGGATTTGAACCCATTGACCTTTCAACAGTCCTAGTCGACCCATCGGGCAGTCCGTCTCCACGCAGGTTCCAGTCGGATCGTCGCATGCCAGGCGAGATACTGTCGGAGTCTCGGAAGGAGAGTGCGTCATCCACTTCTTCGACATCGCTATTGACGACCGACTTCCTTCATTGCCGCCCTCCATCGTTTCCGGCGAGCTGTTGCGTAAACAAGGCCCGACTGTCGCGGTGGCGCCGAAGCGCTCCATGGATCGTCGATGCGCGCGATACCACCATCTGCACCTGTTCCTCCGGCAATGGTCGATCACCGCGCGCATCCACGCCGACGGTCGGATCAATGGCGGCGATCAGCGTCGGAACATCAAGCCCGCATGCGACACCATCACCCATTCGCATCAAAATCCCCGCCAAAGAGCGACCCGTCAGATCACCGTCCAAGACGAACGCCATCCGTGGCGAACTCAGTGCTGCCATCACATCAATCAGCCGCGGCAGCCCCGCGATCTCCTCGGAGAGACTCAGCTGCTCGACTGAAGTGTTGCGAGGATGCCACCAGGAGTGAATGACGTCCCGCGCCATCGCGGCGAGGCCTGAACGATATCCAATACCGTTCGGATGCAACCACCGGGTAAGGCGCCGCTGAGCTCGTAGTTGCGCGGTTCGCGCTGACACGTCGACGTCAAGGCCGTTGGCGTGCCAACGCGCGTGTTTCAGACAGATTGGCCCAGACGGGCGCGCAACGAGAACTAGTTCACCCGCTACACATCGCCGACACAGAGACTCGAGTCCGCGATACGTGCCATTGCAGAAAGCGCATCGTCGAACCCAGAGCGACGGGTCGTGCCCACACATGGAAACAAACTCGCGCGATCGGTGAGCAAAGGAATCCAACGGCAGCCCTCCCAGGGCAGCGATGAGATTCGGGACGCCGCTCGGCCTAATCGCCGTGCCAAGTCGTGGATACTCGAGGCGGAGCGATCGCCACATCACATGCTCGGAGACCATGTTCGCTTTGCATAGTCGCGCGAAGTAGCTGGCGGGAGCCTCGGCAGTGTATGGACTGATCTTGACGGGGAGGGCTCTCATCGGCCGGTGCCAGTTTCGGCAGCTCTTCTACGTCGTTCCGCTTCTCGATCGAACTCCGCAAGGTCGAGTCGCTCTGTTCCGTCGTCGATTGCCCTAAATGCAGAAAGTTGTAGCAGATCCTTCAACGGCCCGATCTCACCGCCGGTGAGCCAGTGCAACGCCTTCGCCGATGCGAGGATCTCGCCTTGGACCTGGTCTAGAAGACACAACGAGTCCTCCATAGCAAGCAACAGATCTCCCCAGTCGGACTGGCCTTGTTCCGACGTAATCGTGAAGGGTGACGCCGTGAACAGCTCGAACCGCTTGCGTATCTGCCCTTCTCGGCTACCTGAAAGCAGGCCGGTGGTTTCAACGGCGATGCCGGCGTAGATGAAGGTGCCGCCGCATCGCTCGGAGAGTTGCTTCAGCATGTCGGAAGCCTCGATGTTCTGGCGATACTGCAGGTCGAGATGGTGCACATCGTCGATCAGAATCAGTTCGGTTCCGCATCGTCGTATCGCGTTCGCCACCATGTCCAGAAGCCCGTTGTAGGTTGATCGCACGAGGGTTGGCAGTCCGAAGAATCGAGCAAACTCGGAAAGCAGCGCTTTGGCCGAGCACTGGGCGGGTACCATCACGTACATCACGGGGACCCGGCCATCAGCGGCGGAGGGATGGCGGATGAGTCTCCTGCGTAGTTCGTGTTCTTTGCCGATCTGCATCAGCGTCGTCGTCTTCCCTTGACCGGGTTCGCCCGACAGAATGAGCCCAAGCTTTCCGACTTGACGGTGGGGGTTGAGGTGCACTCGTTCACGCACCGCAGCCTGGAAGGCAGCATATTGCGGAGTCTTCACAAACGCTCCCGCCTGCGAGTATCGCGCGCGAGCCTCGTTATAGATCCAACGCTCAGAGGGGGGCATCTTGCGCAACGCGGATGCTCGAATCTTCGGAGGTCTTTCGTAGCCGGAGTTCACAAACTCTCGCCACCCCTCCGCCGTCGTAATCTCCACGTTCTCTCCCTACGCGTCCGTTGCGTCTTCGGTCGGATCCAAGATCAGCGAGAACCCGCCTCGGTTCGGCCACGGCTCCTCGGCCGATGGTTCGACACTCCCCTCCCCGTCGACTGACGTCGACGCAGAGCTTCCATGCTCGTCAATTCCGCTTGGGAGCCGCATGGGGTCGGCGAGTACCGCTCTCGCCCGCGCTCGCCTTCGTCCGGATGTGGCCGGGTTGCCGCGGGTTGCGAACTCCTCGATCGCTCGAGCCAGCTCAGGTTCCGGCGAGTCGGCTCCGTTCTCCCCGTACTCTTCACGCGCCAGACGCCAAACCT
It encodes:
- a CDS encoding response regulator transcription factor, which translates into the protein MIRLLIVDDQEMIRAGLRAILASQPEIEVVDDVSDGFKALDLLDLETVDVVLMDIRMPGIDGVEVTRRIRAKFTAEQLRVIVLTTFDNDANVLAALRAGANGFLSKGIGPADLAAGIHEVAAGGGALSAAASAALIGHVADDTRPAVDEELAERFQALTPREHDVVVAVASGLDNAQIAAQMFLSPFTVKTHANRAMMKLGARDRAQLVAFAYRAGLAR
- a CDS encoding LacI family DNA-binding transcriptional regulator — translated: MSDSSAPPRRRRPSLADVAKHAGVSEGAVSKVIRKAYGVSPAMQERVQKAIEELNYRPRTGARGMRGQTFTIAIGSEMPQLGNDFFTQVTSGAARKLGGSGYQLIIAPSLDGTDDADQKVLDALVDRQVDGIIAISLDVGLPFLDRLAEYVPMVLLGRHDDPQNYDTVTNDDQAGATLAIEHLLELGHRRIAHLTVRPTESTEASLPPHAIREATYSRIMQERKLTSQVIYSDASESSAHSVASSLLDSDDAPTAIFAGNDTLAIGALRAVAERGLTAQDVSVVGYDNIELASHPLVSLTTVDQYGFTTGEKAIELLMERISGERTSPRHVRLDPALVARSSSSRPGV
- a CDS encoding alpha-L-rhamnosidase, which encodes MTTWKSQFIAATDEPDSAPLFRREFALDSGHGTVRQAILSLSALGICEAWINGEPVSDALLTPGWTSYEWRLHYVDHDVTDLVDKTFTVGIAVGNGWYRGRLGWIETARYGDEIAAFAELRITFEDGHEQTIGTDSTWSVGASEITSNDFYDGQSIDARLRDDSWKTPGFDESEWGSVKVVPYEGALEPDTAPPVRRVDELLPQQIWRSPSGSALIDFGQNIVGFTRLQVRGERGTTITVRQAEVLEDGTLAMRTLRSATSTDHFTLSGGDDVFEPTFTFHGFRYAELVGWSGDIEQLTTAITAIVISSDLERLGHFECSVPELNQLHDNVVRGMRGNFIDIPTDCPQRDERLGWTGDLSAFAPTAAFLFDVKDFLSDWLRDLALEQSNRDGLVPYIVPDILKYAVTPQAGAGADEAAAFWSDAAVWVPWSLWEAYGDPRVLSDSFASMLAHGRRVRSLLSPTGVWDTGFQFGDWLDPDAPADQPGAAKADPGVVATACAYRSADRIRAAAEVLGRTAEAEEFASMARELRTAFHREYVHGDRILSDSTTVYSLAIVFGLLDGEERETAGARLAQLVADSGFHISTGFAGTPFIADALTSTGQVEAAYRLLLQRECPSWLYPVTMGATTIWERWDSMLPDGSINPGDMTSFNHYALGAVADWMHRVVGGIAPLQPGYQEILIAPKISDGVDWANTALVTPQGRVSVRWERDGDVIRLQATIPEGATAVLSWQGIQDRPLGSGTHSLSLPATTTSVDAFA
- a CDS encoding sensor histidine kinase, which encodes MTIHRPGLNRQLQWLDRSSVVVSLLAAITEVVILLIAGSEPTLYLGLGVTVLGVFIARPHPALGIIVVALGPMVATIVQGDPLVLWTIVVFTAFSVALRGLPGIVVGLLAGAAAFTAVVLHDGYGVLNATAFTALAMAFTAAASGSALRNYDRYRSELVQRAEDAIASRESEAERRVAQERVRIARDLHDIVGHEVAVLGIHLGVAEVGLPAGSGASKDAIEAARRSVQSILIETQRILRVLRADEPDEVGSPAPDYPGITRVIDSFRSAGLTVQSEIADAPAMIDPEVSTAAYRIVQEALTNAQRHGDGAVQLTISIGETTMAITASNEIPPAGAESSNGTGLGIVGMKERASSAGGRLTVHQDDTRFSVMVTMRLDGGKLS
- a CDS encoding MFS transporter, producing MEDSVVAEASALSAEQPLSQATSTLAPGLGVREVLLLLSGTLGAAIAYLVPMVFTLALKLDRLDPGNEAVLGYIIGAGSLVTLVTAPLTGILSDRTRSRWGRRRPFTVAGLVIGLIAVWVMSSAPSVVVLGMGWALANVGWGTALGSIGNIQADRLKPSQRGRVGALAGVITQVAPVAGILLVGPFSSDIVMALWVPAIIGSPLIVAFILFVHEDDSRSALFTEPLTMRSVIRSYGFRPREFPDFAWNWLGRFLFFSGITFTSTYSTFFLAARMDTPVSEVAPLVALMSGITTAVSAVGAIASGWFSDRWGRRRPFICGSVVVFAIGASASAFARDLPMLIVGGVLSSLGVAVFLAVNQAMVLDVLPMRETQAGRFMGITAFSQKIPSALAPLVAPLLLVSGTAGPGGNFTLLYLVAGLLVLSGGLLIGWRVRSVR